One window of Saprospiraceae bacterium genomic DNA carries:
- a CDS encoding sigma-70 family RNA polymerase sigma factor — translation MATTEQIRTQFLELRKGPPERALKFLMDQYGDTLYGIVLKIVREQHLAEEAIQEGFVKVWKNLAEYQSEKASLFTWMLTIVRNTALDLLRQENRHKNQNINPGVYDSINYSVESQISDIGLMNKVNKLDSKYKELIDLIYIQGYTQQEAADHLQMPLGTVKTRINAAIKMLRTMLATFFILLMNVFK, via the coding sequence TTGGCAACAACAGAACAGATACGGACCCAATTTTTAGAACTTCGCAAAGGACCACCGGAGCGGGCTCTAAAATTTTTAATGGATCAGTATGGCGATACCCTCTATGGAATTGTCTTAAAAATTGTTCGTGAGCAGCATTTGGCCGAGGAAGCGATACAAGAAGGATTTGTTAAAGTATGGAAGAATCTGGCCGAATATCAATCTGAAAAAGCTTCTTTATTTACCTGGATGTTGACCATTGTCAGAAACACAGCATTGGATTTATTAAGACAAGAAAATCGACATAAAAACCAAAATATCAATCCGGGCGTATATGATAGTATAAACTATAGTGTCGAATCACAGATCTCAGATATTGGATTAATGAATAAAGTCAATAAGCTGGATTCAAAATATAAGGAATTGATTGATTTAATATATATACAAGGTTATACACAACAAGAAGCAGCAGATCATCTGCAAATGCCTTTGGGGACTGTTAAAACACGGATCAATGCAGCAATTAAAATGTTGCGTACGATGTTAGCAACTTTTTTCATTTTATTAATGAATGTTTTTAAATGA
- a CDS encoding nuclear transport factor 2 family protein produces the protein MKNLITALFVFGFLFTTCWISAQAKPAKLPMENKTTFETFLKDVYTVYEKHDYKALKNIYDRQAGEIGPDGMLIMGIKNLEASWKMFDGMVDGTPKFTYQLTSSRMVTPEIAIITWDSDADIVIKGQQMGGKATGMAVLKKKGNGWQIQFDTMTPVMAMPMPAPEAAPASEGK, from the coding sequence ATGAAAAATTTAATTACAGCCTTATTTGTTTTCGGGTTTCTGTTTACAACCTGTTGGATTTCTGCACAAGCTAAACCAGCCAAATTGCCTATGGAGAACAAAACAACTTTTGAAACTTTTCTAAAAGATGTTTATACGGTTTATGAAAAACACGATTATAAAGCATTAAAAAACATTTACGATCGGCAAGCAGGTGAAATTGGTCCTGATGGCATGTTGATCATGGGTATTAAAAATCTGGAAGCATCCTGGAAAATGTTTGATGGCATGGTGGATGGTACTCCAAAATTTACGTATCAACTTACTTCTTCTCGTATGGTAACCCCGGAAATCGCAATCATTACCTGGGATTCAGATGCTGATATTGTGATTAAAGGCCAACAAATGGGTGGCAAAGCAACCGGAATGGCTGTCCTTAAAAAGAAAGGAAACGGCTGGCAAATTCAATTTGATACCATGACTCCGGTAATGGCTATGCCAATGCCTGCTCCAGAAGCAGCTCCAGCAAGCGAAGGAAAATAA
- a CDS encoding carboxypeptidase-like regulatory domain-containing protein, with protein MKYFNHIAFLILINISSYAQISGFVLDEFQNPIQEVTILNKKSNTHTHSDGNGYFKDPNAKLGDSLQFSFIGFKSTTYQIAESDLNRNLTIHLSETSVSLNQINITESLPYNLQLIDNHIRPVQSSQELLRLVPGLFIAQHAGGGKAEQIFLRGFDLDHGTDIQITVDQLIPVNMVSHAHGQGYADLHFIIPETVKRLDFEKGSYNAAKGNFANAGYVDFILQDRIANNSIIFETGKFDAHRFAGMFKLLKTPHTNSYIAAESVSTDGYFEHPQDFKRFNGLFKLNHNLKSGAELKFTGSHFNSKWNASGQIPQRAIDQGLINRFGAIDPNEGGKTDRTNLLMQFIQPISSYQQLKLSAFGSYYNFELFSNFTFFLNDSINGDQIKQKENRTIFGLDAQWLSKWYGINFTSAIGNRLDLIHNIELSHTKDRLLLLNHLALGNVNEHNAYAYIKSNYEWNKWEVSVQCRMDIFQFNYKDKVLLSPDKLNKTELKISPKFHLRYNLKPGLQLLAKMGRGFHSNDTRLLLQNTNTSMLPTTNSLDLGMQTKLGKNILFHAGLWYLNLQDELVYVGDEAIVENSGETNRQGIEAGFRFQLNKYIFLDAESSYSHARAVTADEKQNFIPLAANWTHIGGLTLKNYKQFSAALRFRMLSDRPANEDNSIRATGYQLVDATINYQYRYINIGLIVDNIFNQKWNEAQFLTLSRLKDEPKAVEEIHFTPGSPINFRFKFQIDF; from the coding sequence ATGAAATATTTTAATCATATAGCATTCTTGATTCTTATAAACATTTCAAGTTATGCACAAATCAGTGGGTTTGTTTTAGATGAATTTCAAAATCCAATTCAGGAAGTAACGATTCTAAATAAAAAATCAAATACTCATACCCACAGCGATGGGAACGGATATTTTAAAGATCCGAATGCAAAACTTGGGGACAGTCTTCAATTTTCCTTTATAGGATTTAAATCAACTACATACCAAATAGCAGAATCTGATTTAAACAGGAATCTTACTATCCATTTATCAGAAACCTCTGTGTCATTGAATCAAATTAACATTACCGAATCCCTGCCATACAATCTACAGCTAATAGACAATCATATCCGACCGGTTCAAAGCAGTCAGGAACTTTTGCGATTGGTGCCCGGTTTGTTTATTGCACAACATGCAGGCGGAGGAAAAGCCGAACAAATCTTTTTAAGAGGATTTGATTTAGATCATGGTACAGATATTCAAATTACGGTTGATCAATTGATTCCGGTCAATATGGTTTCACATGCTCACGGACAAGGGTATGCAGATTTACATTTTATCATACCAGAAACCGTAAAACGACTGGATTTTGAAAAAGGGAGTTACAATGCTGCCAAAGGTAATTTTGCCAATGCAGGCTATGTTGATTTTATTTTACAAGATCGAATAGCAAACAATAGCATCATCTTTGAAACCGGAAAATTTGATGCGCACCGATTTGCTGGAATGTTTAAACTTTTAAAAACTCCACACACCAATTCCTATATAGCTGCAGAATCTGTTTCAACGGATGGATATTTCGAACATCCACAAGATTTCAAACGATTCAATGGTCTTTTCAAATTAAATCATAATTTAAAATCCGGTGCCGAATTAAAATTTACAGGCAGTCATTTTAACAGCAAGTGGAACGCATCGGGACAAATTCCTCAAAGAGCTATAGATCAAGGATTGATCAATCGTTTTGGTGCTATTGACCCTAATGAAGGTGGAAAAACAGATCGAACCAATCTCTTGATGCAATTCATTCAACCGATTTCTTCATATCAACAGTTAAAATTAAGCGCGTTCGGTTCATATTACAATTTTGAACTGTTTTCCAACTTTACTTTTTTTCTAAATGATTCAATAAACGGAGATCAAATCAAACAAAAAGAAAACAGAACTATTTTTGGTTTAGATGCCCAATGGCTTTCAAAATGGTATGGAATTAATTTTACATCTGCAATTGGCAATCGTTTAGATTTGATACACAATATTGAATTAAGTCACACAAAAGATAGATTATTGCTACTTAATCATCTTGCCTTGGGCAATGTAAATGAACACAATGCGTATGCCTATATTAAGTCAAACTATGAATGGAATAAATGGGAAGTATCTGTACAGTGCAGAATGGATATATTTCAATTTAATTATAAAGACAAGGTACTTTTATCGCCAGACAAATTAAACAAAACAGAATTAAAAATTTCTCCAAAATTTCATTTGAGATACAATTTAAAACCAGGATTGCAATTGCTTGCAAAGATGGGTCGTGGTTTTCACTCTAATGATACCCGCTTGTTACTTCAAAATACAAATACATCCATGTTACCTACAACCAACAGTTTGGATTTAGGAATGCAAACAAAGCTTGGAAAAAATATATTGTTCCATGCAGGACTTTGGTATTTGAACCTGCAAGATGAATTGGTCTATGTTGGTGATGAAGCCATCGTAGAAAACAGCGGAGAAACAAACCGTCAGGGCATCGAAGCAGGGTTTCGTTTCCAGTTAAACAAATATATATTTTTAGATGCAGAATCAAGCTATTCCCATGCTCGCGCCGTTACCGCTGATGAAAAGCAAAATTTTATACCACTTGCTGCAAATTGGACCCATATTGGAGGCCTGACCCTAAAAAATTACAAGCAATTTTCAGCAGCTTTGCGTTTCCGGATGCTGTCAGATCGACCTGCAAATGAAGACAATAGCATCAGAGCAACTGGCTACCAACTTGTGGACGCGACAATTAATTATCAGTATCGGTACATAAATATCGGTTTGATTGTAGATAATATTTTCAATCAAAAATGGAACGAAGCACAATTTTTAACGTTATCAAGATTAAAGGATGAACCAAAAGCTGTCGAAGAAATTCATTTTACACCCGGCAGTCCAATTAATTTCAGGTTTAAATTTCAAATTGATTTTTAA
- a CDS encoding tetratricopeptide repeat protein, protein MKKLSYLICTLFILSCVKEPKTSFEIPALLERSEKMQYFNEWTEVRTSYADLKHLLTKNSDNIDALIRITNLFIAEARITGEHGHYYPAALKTIEHAIQQKNLNKDQEFLALSAKASVQLSLHHFKDALKTAEIAQQKNPYNALIYGALIDAHVELGDYKNAVSLADKMVSMRPDLRSYSRVSYLREIYGMPENAIKAMQMAVEAGSPGSEEKAWAALQLAQLCIRYNKTAEGISILNQILEERPDYPFAKANLATVYMSQGKFKEAEQELKEACAIIPEVSFYIHLAELYKQTNQTEAFNTIIPEILAMLNDDMQHGHNMSLEYAAVYSALLNDPDKALKYIQEDVAMRPDNIDINRSLAKIYQMKKDPQNALKYLEKASSTNSKHPELIELKQHLKI, encoded by the coding sequence ATGAAAAAATTAAGTTACCTCATTTGTACTCTTTTTATTTTATCCTGTGTCAAAGAACCAAAAACAAGTTTTGAAATTCCAGCATTACTGGAACGATCAGAAAAAATGCAATATTTTAATGAATGGACTGAAGTGCGAACAAGCTATGCAGATCTCAAACATTTATTGACAAAAAATTCTGACAATATAGATGCCTTAATTAGAATTACAAATCTCTTTATTGCTGAAGCTAGAATTACCGGGGAACACGGACATTATTATCCAGCTGCATTAAAAACAATCGAACATGCTATACAGCAAAAAAACCTTAATAAAGATCAGGAATTTCTTGCCTTAAGTGCTAAAGCCAGTGTACAACTTTCGTTGCACCATTTTAAAGATGCGCTGAAAACTGCTGAAATAGCTCAACAAAAAAATCCATACAATGCATTGATATATGGAGCATTGATCGATGCGCACGTTGAATTGGGCGATTACAAGAATGCAGTTTCACTTGCCGATAAAATGGTATCCATGCGTCCAGATTTACGTTCTTACTCCAGAGTCTCTTATTTGCGTGAAATATATGGTATGCCGGAAAATGCTATTAAAGCGATGCAAATGGCAGTGGAAGCCGGCAGTCCAGGTAGCGAAGAAAAGGCATGGGCCGCTTTACAATTGGCTCAATTATGCATACGCTATAATAAAACAGCAGAAGGAATTTCTATACTAAATCAAATTCTGGAAGAACGTCCTGATTATCCTTTTGCAAAAGCAAACCTGGCAACCGTGTATATGAGTCAGGGTAAATTTAAAGAAGCCGAACAAGAATTAAAAGAAGCCTGTGCCATCATTCCTGAAGTTTCATTTTATATTCATTTAGCAGAATTGTATAAGCAGACGAATCAAACAGAAGCGTTTAACACAATCATTCCTGAAATCCTGGCGATGCTGAATGACGATATGCAACATGGCCATAATATGAGTCTTGAGTACGCAGCAGTCTATTCAGCTTTATTGAATGATCCGGATAAAGCTTTAAAATACATACAAGAAGATGTGGCCATGCGACCTGATAATATTGATATAAATAGAAGTCTTGCCAAAATATATCAAATGAAAAAAGATCCGCAAAATGCCCTCAAGTATTTAGAAAAAGCAAGCAGTACCAATTCAAAGCATCCTGAGCTAATTGAATTAAAACAGCATCTCAAAATCTAA
- a CDS encoding anti-sigma factor, whose amino-acid sequence MNQKINIQEIKDSGILEQFALGLTDARQNEEINSWLAASPELQSELNEIQNSLEVFASQYAVAVPDRVKTNIIQRIEQESKFLDLKKSYRNMLYRSIAAVAIPFIIISSYLWMNFQSSQREVLQLNQKLNEQTALRVQDSLNLVDCNSRLEILRNKDAKKILMKGTPVAPQAFATIYYDTLSHKTYLDVVDLPKPPTQKQYQLWAIVAGKPVDLGVFDLNDKQTAFKEIEFVQDAQAFAITLEPSGGVASPTMDQMYVLGAVN is encoded by the coding sequence ATGAATCAAAAGATTAACATACAAGAAATCAAAGACTCTGGAATTCTGGAGCAATTTGCATTGGGATTAACAGATGCCAGACAAAATGAAGAAATAAACAGTTGGTTAGCAGCATCACCGGAATTGCAATCAGAATTAAATGAAATTCAAAATAGTTTGGAGGTTTTTGCTTCGCAATATGCAGTTGCGGTTCCAGATCGCGTTAAAACCAACATCATTCAACGAATAGAACAAGAATCAAAATTCCTGGATCTTAAAAAAAGCTACCGCAACATGCTGTATCGAAGCATAGCCGCTGTAGCCATCCCATTCATTATTATTTCTTCTTATTTATGGATGAACTTTCAATCCAGCCAAAGAGAAGTTTTGCAATTAAATCAAAAGTTAAATGAGCAAACAGCCTTGCGTGTGCAGGATAGCTTGAATTTAGTGGATTGCAATAGCCGTTTGGAAATTTTACGAAATAAAGATGCAAAGAAAATATTGATGAAAGGTACGCCGGTTGCACCACAGGCTTTTGCAACTATTTATTATGATACCCTATCACATAAGACCTATTTAGATGTCGTGGATTTGCCAAAGCCACCTACGCAGAAGCAGTATCAATTATGGGCTATTGTAGCCGGCAAACCGGTAGATTTAGGAGTATTTGATCTGAATGATAAGCAAACTGCATTTAAAGAAATTGAATTTGTACAGGATGCGCAGGCTTTTGCAATTACCCTTGAGCCGTCAGGCGGGGTGGCATCTCCAACGATGGATCAGATGTATGTGTTGGGAGCGGTGAATTAA
- a CDS encoding response regulator transcription factor: MRVKIILADDHHLVRQGFRSLLSGHPGFEIIAEAANGNELIALVDHGIKPDIVLMDVEMPELNGIEACRILSRDHPAIRVLMISMLNDKDVIQEAVDAGAKAYLFKNTSIEELSQAIQQVMNGSTYFGKEIALAMLSKSKKEDAFALSQLSDREIEILKLIAEGFSSTEIGSKLFISPRTVDTHRNNLIQKLKVNGIAGLIRLAIQNKII; the protein is encoded by the coding sequence ATGAGAGTAAAAATTATTTTAGCAGATGATCATCATCTGGTGCGACAAGGATTTCGATCATTACTTTCCGGACATCCCGGTTTTGAAATCATAGCAGAAGCAGCCAATGGAAATGAACTCATTGCTTTAGTAGACCATGGGATCAAGCCAGACATTGTGCTCATGGATGTTGAAATGCCCGAATTAAACGGAATTGAAGCATGCCGTATTTTGAGCAGAGACCATCCTGCTATCCGGGTCCTCATGATCAGTATGCTTAATGATAAGGATGTAATTCAAGAGGCCGTTGATGCAGGCGCTAAAGCCTATTTATTTAAAAATACATCCATTGAGGAACTCTCACAAGCCATTCAACAAGTTATGAATGGTTCGACTTATTTTGGAAAAGAAATTGCCTTGGCTATGTTGAGTAAAAGTAAAAAAGAAGATGCATTTGCATTGTCTCAATTAAGCGATCGCGAAATAGAAATATTAAAGTTGATTGCTGAAGGATTTTCAAGTACAGAAATTGGCTCCAAATTATTTATCAGCCCGCGAACAGTTGATACGCACCGTAACAATCTCATCCAAAAATTAAAGGTAAATGGAATTGCAGGATTGATCCGTTTGGCTATCCAGAATAAAATTATCTAA
- a CDS encoding DUF4331 family protein, whose protein sequence is MKLKIVLSSLFSMFIAFLMASSHREAPLIANDPLADNVDLYAFRSPDNPDMITIIATYVPLQFPHGGPNYYSFGQNIRYEIHVDNDASRPGDEITYRFTFKQVNEDPTTFFNIRLGKQNLKTTYTLERSIDGGLSFITLIDNGPVPPNNIGARSIESGVGLGTTYLNLMQTAIRNTNTGERVFCGPTDDPFFVDLGGVFDLGNLPRQNGKARDGIACLNVSAIAIQIPISTLLKTGAPAAPRTILDPDYVIGVWASASRQAIRTLTPGGENHSGDWIQVSRLGMPLTNEAVIPIGYKDYWNSLTPYQELADTLMDNFFFNPELALYMDDALFGGAVPAMAKLRIQRNSLQGFDFGYGKDGLYGLKGNPAVAGTALDDAIFGTLLLPGKGKARSVDLWPAFHTGVPNFKPYQLATGKNGNPLAEGKPFIHNFLPNGGDMLRLNMAVPVTPRNDPAFSTLGLVQACVLGLTDPKFANTNIEFIPNMDGFPNGRRLEDDVTRIELQAVSGIVLAAIGLWYDDYTAGSPNPVTPNLVGVLTYTTGVEKNDALFSNSFPNLAAPWSGDGECGGKIVSAVNKGGGGIIGLNGPQISMINYPNPVNTLTTFKINNQLETSVRLDLKTNDGKTIQILNPEYFGKGLFEFTVDLSKIPAGIYLASAVTDRGAVVGYTKLIKN, encoded by the coding sequence ATGAAATTAAAAATTGTACTTTCCAGCTTATTTAGCATGTTTATTGCGTTTTTGATGGCTTCCAGCCATCGGGAAGCGCCACTAATTGCAAATGATCCACTTGCCGACAATGTGGATTTGTATGCATTCCGGAGTCCGGACAATCCGGATATGATTACGATTATTGCTACCTATGTTCCGCTTCAATTTCCGCACGGTGGACCAAACTATTACAGTTTTGGACAAAACATTCGTTATGAAATTCATGTGGATAACGATGCATCCAGACCTGGTGATGAAATCACCTACCGATTTACGTTTAAACAAGTAAACGAAGACCCAACAACGTTCTTTAACATCCGTTTAGGTAAGCAGAATTTAAAAACTACTTACACGCTTGAACGCAGCATTGACGGAGGTTTGAGTTTTATTACCTTAATTGACAATGGTCCGGTGCCACCCAATAACATTGGTGCTCGCTCCATTGAGTCAGGAGTTGGTTTAGGAACCACGTATTTAAATCTTATGCAGACCGCAATCCGCAACACAAACACCGGCGAACGCGTGTTTTGTGGACCAACCGATGATCCATTCTTTGTGGATTTGGGCGGTGTATTTGATTTAGGAAATTTACCACGTCAAAACGGTAAAGCTCGCGATGGAATTGCCTGCTTAAATGTAAGTGCCATTGCGATTCAAATTCCAATCAGCACTTTACTAAAAACGGGTGCACCAGCCGCTCCACGTACCATTTTGGATCCGGATTATGTGATTGGCGTTTGGGCATCTGCCAGCAGACAAGCAATCCGCACTTTAACTCCGGGTGGAGAAAATCACTCCGGTGATTGGATTCAGGTTTCCAGATTGGGTATGCCTCTGACCAATGAAGCCGTAATTCCAATTGGATATAAAGACTATTGGAATTCTTTAACACCTTATCAGGAGTTGGCCGATACATTAATGGACAATTTCTTTTTCAATCCGGAATTAGCACTATACATGGATGATGCGCTTTTTGGAGGAGCTGTACCCGCTATGGCTAAGTTGCGCATCCAAAGAAATTCATTACAAGGATTTGATTTTGGTTATGGTAAAGATGGACTGTATGGTTTAAAGGGAAATCCTGCAGTTGCTGGAACCGCATTAGACGATGCCATTTTTGGAACCTTGTTGTTACCGGGTAAAGGAAAAGCACGTTCTGTAGACCTTTGGCCTGCATTCCATACCGGCGTTCCAAATTTTAAACCCTATCAATTAGCAACTGGAAAAAATGGAAATCCGCTTGCTGAAGGAAAACCATTTATACACAATTTCCTTCCAAACGGAGGGGATATGTTGCGATTAAATATGGCGGTTCCGGTCACCCCAAGAAACGATCCTGCTTTTAGTACCCTGGGGTTGGTTCAAGCTTGTGTTCTCGGTTTAACCGATCCGAAATTTGCAAACACAAACATTGAATTTATACCCAATATGGATGGTTTTCCCAATGGAAGACGCTTAGAAGATGATGTAACCCGCATTGAATTGCAAGCGGTCTCTGGAATTGTATTGGCTGCAATCGGACTCTGGTATGACGATTATACTGCCGGTTCACCAAATCCAGTTACTCCCAATTTAGTAGGCGTGTTGACCTATACAACAGGCGTCGAGAAAAACGATGCATTGTTTTCAAATAGCTTTCCAAATCTTGCAGCACCCTGGTCAGGAGATGGAGAATGCGGAGGAAAAATTGTGAGTGCAGTTAATAAAGGCGGTGGTGGAATTATTGGATTAAATGGACCACAAATATCCATGATCAATTATCCAAATCCTGTAAACACACTAACTACATTTAAAATAAACAATCAGTTAGAAACAAGCGTACGACTCGATTTAAAAACGAATGACGGTAAAACAATTCAAATTTTAAATCCTGAATACTTTGGCAAGGGTTTGTTTGAATTCACTGTAGACTTAAGTAAAATTCCAGCAGGAATTTATCTTGCTAGTGCTGTTACAGATCGCGGTGCAGTTGTGGGCTACACCAAATTAATCAAAAACTAA
- a CDS encoding sensor histidine kinase encodes MDRRIILTFLLAFGMFAATSLILAQTPTTDSIRQKLGAETDPANQTRYYYLIAKELLEKHFDQAAFYTDSLERYAQHSKSQASKAYVLNFKGLIAKESGKLQEALDLFYQDYQIRLQDPDVHTLAITCNNLGGTYAEMYKSDSAIHYYLKSLKIFEDLKEYSNLASAYSNIGNLYNDQKIHDKAINYLEKALAIRLEHGEEKKCMFTYNNLAVAYGTSEGDDDHNLSKALEYSNKGIDIALKYKNNYVAGVIDGGICHILLEKGKYQEAIPHCEQSIKLLTEANRLVNLVFPYVNLASVYNRLNQPQKALDFAMKGFAIMEANKLLDPMEVYLEEIGMAHEKLGNHKEALVSFKKFMKLDDSLFRSENVRSLADVETKYQAEKKEKELIIEREKNFKKTSWLIGFGIFLVAFVLITILLYKRYQYKQDQKLQEAVIAEQQLGLNAVIEAQEAERKRIAKDLHDGIVQELVATKLGFDALHNSIQHLEETHSVKIKDLSNQLNEACTELRNISHVMLPPTLETKGLVPSLELLLRNSINQAGIQSEFEHFDIPVKLDEKIELGLYRIAQELLNNILKHAKAHKIVMQLYHAGNFLILRVEDDGVGFDFNEAKHSGSMGLLNILSRVRTMGGNYFSEKGDLSGTVSTVRIPIG; translated from the coding sequence ATGGATAGAAGGATAATTTTGACTTTCTTACTTGCATTTGGAATGTTTGCTGCAACGAGTTTGATTCTAGCACAAACACCGACAACAGATAGCATTCGACAAAAACTGGGAGCAGAAACAGATCCAGCGAACCAAACCAGGTACTATTACCTGATAGCGAAAGAGTTGTTGGAAAAGCATTTTGATCAGGCAGCATTCTATACAGACAGCCTCGAGCGATATGCCCAACATTCAAAAAGTCAGGCCAGCAAAGCCTATGTCCTCAATTTTAAAGGGCTGATAGCCAAAGAATCCGGAAAATTACAAGAAGCATTGGACTTGTTTTATCAGGATTATCAAATCCGCCTACAAGATCCGGATGTTCATACACTTGCCATAACCTGCAACAATTTGGGAGGTACCTATGCTGAAATGTATAAGTCGGATTCTGCCATTCACTACTATTTAAAATCGCTCAAGATTTTTGAAGACCTTAAAGAATACAGCAACCTCGCTTCGGCATACAGCAATATAGGCAATCTCTACAATGATCAAAAAATTCATGATAAGGCAATCAACTATCTTGAAAAAGCATTGGCCATTCGACTGGAGCACGGTGAAGAAAAAAAATGTATGTTCACTTACAACAATCTGGCAGTAGCCTATGGCACCAGCGAAGGAGATGACGACCATAATTTATCAAAAGCATTGGAATATTCAAACAAAGGAATTGACATTGCTTTAAAGTATAAAAATAATTACGTAGCGGGCGTGATCGATGGTGGAATCTGCCATATTTTATTGGAGAAAGGAAAATATCAGGAAGCCATTCCGCATTGTGAGCAATCGATTAAATTATTGACTGAAGCTAACCGACTGGTGAATTTGGTCTTTCCGTATGTCAATCTGGCATCTGTTTATAACCGGTTGAATCAACCGCAAAAAGCCCTTGATTTTGCGATGAAAGGCTTTGCCATTATGGAAGCAAATAAATTGCTGGATCCCATGGAAGTGTATCTGGAAGAAATTGGAATGGCTCATGAAAAACTGGGAAATCATAAAGAAGCTTTGGTTTCGTTTAAAAAATTTATGAAACTGGATGATTCTTTATTTCGTTCAGAAAATGTGAGAAGCCTTGCAGATGTTGAAACAAAATATCAAGCAGAAAAAAAGGAAAAAGAACTTATTATTGAACGGGAAAAAAATTTTAAAAAAACCAGTTGGCTGATTGGTTTTGGAATTTTTTTAGTTGCGTTTGTTTTGATAACTATCTTATTGTACAAAAGATATCAATACAAGCAGGATCAAAAATTGCAGGAAGCTGTTATAGCCGAACAACAATTGGGATTAAATGCAGTCATTGAAGCACAGGAAGCAGAGCGAAAGCGCATTGCCAAAGATTTACACGATGGGATTGTTCAAGAATTGGTTGCGACTAAATTGGGTTTTGATGCATTACATAATTCAATTCAACATTTAGAAGAAACGCATTCTGTTAAGATAAAAGACTTGAGTAATCAATTGAATGAAGCTTGTACCGAGTTGCGCAATATTTCACATGTCATGTTGCCGCCTACCCTTGAAACAAAAGGTTTAGTACCCAGCCTGGAATTGTTATTGCGAAATTCAATTAATCAGGCCGGCATTCAGAGTGAATTTGAGCATTTTGATATTCCAGTTAAGCTGGATGAAAAAATTGAATTGGGTTTATACCGCATTGCCCAGGAATTATTAAATAATATATTGAAACATGCAAAAGCTCATAAGATTGTAATGCAATTATACCACGCAGGCAATTTTTTAATTTTAAGAGTGGAAGATGATGGCGTTGGATTTGATTTTAATGAAGCGAAACATTCCGGCAGCATGGGTTTATTAAATATATTAAGCAGGGTTCGTACGATGGGTGGAAACTATTTTTCAGAAAAAGGCGATCTCAGTGGAACCGTTTCAACCGTAAGAATTCCTATAGGATGA